In Oxyura jamaicensis isolate SHBP4307 breed ruddy duck chromosome 11, BPBGC_Ojam_1.0, whole genome shotgun sequence, a genomic segment contains:
- the LOC118172748 gene encoding dual specificity protein phosphatase 22-A-like, with translation MGSGMSKVVTGLYLGNIRNSEDGASLRRHGVTHVLSVHTGAKPVLEDMTYLCISASDSSSQNLMQHFKECIKFIHECRLHGGGCLVHCLAGVSRSTTVLVAYLMTVTELGWERCLAATRAARSYASPNPGFQQQLRDYEGTLLKEYRAWIRRDYGRNPFKDQEELQRLLALQEQGVAQGGHGESSWATPLAPTPSLPPSRSRRMSS, from the exons ATGGGGAGCGGAATGAGCAAG GTGGTCACGGGTCTCTACCTGGGGAACATCCGCA ACTCGGAGGACGGGGCCAGCCTGCGGAGGCACGGCGTGACGCACGTCCTCTCCGTGCACACCGGTGCCAAGCCGGTGCTGGAG GACATGACCTACCTCTGCATCTCGGCCTCGGATTCATCCAGCCAGAACCT GATGCAGCACTTCAAGGAGTGCATCAAGTTCATCCACGAGTGCCGGCTCCACGGGGGAGGCTGCCTCGTTCACTG CCTGGCCGGGGTCTCGCGCAGCACCACGGTGCTGGTGGCTTACCTGATGACGGTGAccgagctgggctgggagcgcTGCCTGGCCGCCACCCGGGCTGCCCGCTCCTACGCCAGCCCCAACCCcggcttccagcagcagctgcggGACTACGAGGGCACCCTGCTGAAGGAG TACCGCGCCTGGATCCGCCGGGACTACGGCAGGAACCCCTTCAAGgaccaggaggagctgcagcgcctgctggccctgcaggagcagggggtggcacagggggggcacggggagagCTCCTGGGCCACCCCCCTGGCGCCCACCCCCTCGCTGCCCCCCAGCCGGAGCCGGCGGATGAGCAGCTGA
- the LOC118172749 gene encoding cytochrome c oxidase subunit 4 isoform 1, mitochondrial, which yields MLASRAFSLIGRRALSTSICVRAHGHAGVVKAEDFSLPAYVDRRDVPLPEVAFVKQLSAQQKALKEKEKASWTALSVDEKVELYRIKFNESYAEMNKGTNEWKTVLGGVLFFLGLTGVILVWQKIYMYGPIPHTFSDEWVSMQTKRMLDMRVNPVEGISSQWDFEKNEWKK from the exons ATGTTGGCTTCAAGGGCATTCAGCCTCATCGGGAGAAGAGCCCTTTCCACCTCCATCTGTGTGAGGGCCCACGGGCACG CTGGCGTTGTCAAAGCAGAGGACTTCAGCCTCCCGGCGTACGTCGATCGCCGTGATGTCCCCCTGCCTGAGGTGGCCTTTGTAAAGCAGCTCTCTGCCCAGCAGAAGGCtctgaaggagaaggaaaaggcgTCCTGGACCGCTCTGTCTGTCGATGAGAAGGTTGAAC TGTACCGCATCAAATTCAACGAGAGCTATGCAGAAATGAACAAAGGGACAAACGAGTGGAAGACCGTCCTCGGGGGAGTGCTGTTCTTTCTTGGCTTAACTGGTGTCATCCTCGTTTGGCAGAAGATTTACA TGTATGGCCCTATTCCGCACACCTTCTCCGACGAGTGGGTGTCGATGCAGACAAAGAGGATGTTGGACATGCGAGTTAACCCCGTGGAGGGCATTTCTTCCCAGTGGGATTTTGAGAAGAACGAGTGGAAGAAGTGA
- the EMC8 gene encoding ER membrane protein complex subunit 8, protein MRLSTQAYCKMVLHGAKYPHCAVNGLLVAERPPPAASRPGREQAASPALFVDCVPLFHGTLALAPMLEVALSLIDSWCKENSYVIAGYYQANERVKDASPNQVAEKVASRIAEGFNDTALIMVDNTKFTMECVEPAIHVYELHENKWRCKDPHVDFCEDWNEAQRIAASLLDSKSYETLVDFDNHLDDIRNDWTNPEINKAVLHLC, encoded by the exons ATGAGGCTGAGCACTCAGGCCTACTGCAAGATGGTGCTGCACGGCGCCAAGTACCCGCACTGCGCCGTCAACGGGCTGCTCGTGGCCGAGaggccgccccccgccgcctccaGGCCCGGCAGGGAGCAGGCCGCCTCCCCGGCTCTCTTCGTCGACTGCGTGCCCCTCTTTCACGGGACTTTGGCGCTGGCGCCCATGCTGGAGGTGGCCCTCAGCCTG ATCGACTCGTGGTGCAAAGAGAACAGCTACGTGATAGCAGGATACTACCAGGCGAACGAACGCGTGAAAGACGCCAG TCCCAACCAGGTTGCTGAAAAGGTGGCCTCCAGAATTGCCGAGGGCTTCAACGACACCGCGCTCATAATG GTTGATAACACCAAGTTCACGATGGAGTGCGTAGAACCGGCCATTCACGTGTACGAGCTCCATGAGAACAAGTGGAGGTGCAAGGACCCACACGT CGATTTCTGCGAGGATTGGAACGAAGCCCAGAGAATCGCTGCGTCTCTCTTGGACAGCAAGTCCTACGAAACGCTTGTAGATTTTGATAATCACCTGGATGACATCCGGAACGACTGGACAAATCCGGAGATCAACAAAGCTGTGCTCCACCTGTGTTAG